In one window of Calypte anna isolate BGI_N300 chromosome 1, bCalAnn1_v1.p, whole genome shotgun sequence DNA:
- the SLC7A1 gene encoding high affinity cationic amino acid transporter 1 codes for MECQKIVDFGNQLLRRKNVDCTREDSRLSRCLNTFDLVALGVGSTLGAGVYVLAGAVARENAGPAIVISFLIAALASVLAGLCYGEFGARVPKTGSAYLYSYVTVGELWAFITGWNLILSYVIGTSSVARAWSATFDEIIGKHIEEFCKKYMTMEAPGVLAKYPDIFAVVIIVILTGLLIFGVKESALVNKVFTCINILVLGFVMVSGFVKGSIKNWQLTEQDIYNTSHSIYGDNQTQEEKLYGVGGFMPYGWKGVLSGAATCFYAFVGFDCIATTGEEVKNPQKAIPIGIVASLLICFVAYFGVSAALTLMMPYYQLDTNSPLPNAFKYVGWDGANYAVAVGSLCALSTSLLGSMFPMPRIIYAMAEDGLLFKFLAKVNEKRKTPIIATVTSGAVAAVMAFLFDLKDLVDLMSIGTLLAYSLVAACVLVLRYQPEQPNLAYQMARTTEDNNESVSTSESQTGFLPEEEEKCSLKAILCPPNSDPSKFSGSVVNVSAFIIGFLIVGSCILTALEPSILIKTLWIIAAILVLIVSFVIWKQPESKTKLSFKVPLLPLLPVVSIFVNVYLMMQLDLGTWIRFAVWMLIVFPS; via the exons ATGGAGTGTCAGAAAATCGTGGATTTTGGAAACCAGCTTCTTCGGAGGAAAAATGTGGACTGCACTCGAGAAGACAGCCGGCTCTCCCGATGCCTCAACACTTTTGACTTGGTGGCTCTGGGTGTAGGCAGCACGCTGGGTGCAGGTGTCTATGtgctggctggggctgtggCACGGGAAAATGCGGGGCCCGCCATCGTTATCTCCTTCCTTATTGCTGCCTTGGCTTCAGTCCTGGCTGGACTCTGCTACGGAGAATTCGGTGCTCGAGTTCCTAAGACAGGATCGGCTTATCTCTACAGCTATGTGACCGTGGGTGAGCTGTGGGCCTTCATCACAGGGTGGAATTTAATCCTCTCCTATGTTATTG GAACCTCAAGCGTGGCCAGAGCTTGGAGTGCGACGTTTGATGAAATTATTGGCAAGCACATTGAagaattttgtaaaaaatacaTGACGATGGAGGCTCCTGGAGTGCTAGCAAAATACCCAGACATCTTTGCTGTGGTGATAATTGTCATCCTAACAG GGCTCTTGATTTTTGGCGTGAAGGAATCAGCCCTCGTGAACAAAGTGTTCACTTGCATCAACATCCTCGTCCTTGGCTTCGTCATGGTCTCTGGCTTTGTGAAAGGATCCATTAAAAACTGGCAGCTGACTGAACAGGACATTTACAACACCAGCCACAGCATTTATGGAGACAA tcaaacacaggaagaaaagctttatgGTGTTGGAGGGTTTATGCCCTATGGATGGAAAGGAGTCCTCTCAGGAGCAGCTACATGTTTTTATGCTTTCGTGGGATTTGACTGTATTGCTACTACAG GTGAGGAGGTAAAAAACCCTCAGAAGGCCATTCCTATTGGCATCGTGGCATCTCTCCTCATCTGCTTCGTGGCTTATTTTGGAGTGTCAGCTGCCCTGACACTCATGATGCCTTACTACCAGCTGGATACCAATAGCCCTTTACCCAATGCCTTTAAGTATGTGGGTTGGGATGGAGCCAATTACGCAGTGGCTGTTGGATCCTTGTGTGCACTTTCTACAAG TCTCCTTGGCTCCATGTTTCCGATGCCTCGGATAATTTATGCTATGGCAGAAGATGGACTTCTCTTTAAATTTTTGGCTAAAGTcaatgagaagagaaaaactCCAATAATTGCAACAGTGACATCAGGGGCCGTTGCAG CTGTTATGGCCTTTCTCTTCGACTTGAAAGATCTTGTGGATCTCATGTCCATCGGGACCCTCCTGGCTTACTCCTTGGTGGCAGCCTGCGTGTTGGTACTGAG gTATCAGCCAGAGCAGCCTAATTTGGCATATCAGATGGCTAGGACAACAGAGGATAACAATGAGTCTGTGAGCACCAGTGAGTCGCAGACTGGATTTTtgccagaggaagaggagaagtgTTCCCTCAAAGCCATACTGTGTCCCCCAAACTCAGACCCTTCCAAATTCTCAGGCTCAGTAGTGAATGTCTCAGCCTTCATCATTG GTTTCCTTATTGTGGGTAGCTGTATCTTGACTGCCCTTGAGCCAAGCATTCTGATAAAAACTCTATGGATTATTGCTGCCATCCTTGTTCTCATTGTCAGCTTTGTTATATGGAAACAGcctgaaagcaaaaccaagctTTCCTTTAAG gtacCTCTTTTGCCCCTTCTTCCTGTTGTGAGTATTTTTGTGAATGTTTACCTCATGATGCAGCTAGACCTAGGCACGTGGATACGGTTTGCAGTCTGGATGCTCATAG TGTTCCCCAGCTAA